In Erigeron canadensis isolate Cc75 chromosome 7, C_canadensis_v1, whole genome shotgun sequence, one DNA window encodes the following:
- the LOC122608428 gene encoding SKP1-like protein 3: MSKPIVVKSSDGETFEIDEAVASQSQIIKYMIEDGCADGGIPLPNVAGKVLSKVIEYCKKHVDHQSETKKDNNHDAEFMLSLRDDVNALYIPSVFFVDVLRAALYLEIQGLVDLCFDYSLNPEIVKNQFRDMTPEEEAKIRRENPWAF, translated from the coding sequence ATGTCGAAGCCCATCGTGGTCAAGAGTTCAGACGGGGAGACGTTCGAGATTGATGAGGCGGTGGCGAGTCAGTCACAGATAATCAAATATATGATTGAAGACGGATGTGCTGATGGTGGTATCCCTCTTCCCAACGTCGCCGGTAAGGTCCTTTCCAAAGTTATCGAATATTGTAAGAAACATGTCGATCATCAGTCAGAAACAAAGAAAGATAATAATCATGATGCCGAGTTTATGCTGTCATTAAGAGATGATGTTAATGCATTATATATCCCGTCGGTCTTTTTTGTTGATGTTTTAAGGGCTGCACTTTATCTGGAAATCCAGGGTCTGGTGGATTTATGCTTCGATTATTCATTAAATCCGGAGATTGTCAAGAATCAGTTCCGCGACATGACTCCCGAAGAGGAAGCCAAGATTCGTAGGGAGAATCCATGGGCTTTTTAA
- the LOC122608950 gene encoding coatomer subunit alpha-2-like, with amino-acid sequence MYIKYDGMLNSAVKGLCFESKGPLILVSCENGAVKLINYELKRVICDFNRHNGKPVRSVSFERNRPFFVSGGDDYMIRVWDYQLRQCMFALSGHTGIIRTVQFHNKKPWIVSASDDESIRIWNWESRKCMSVLRGYKGHVMCALFHPDKGHEQGVNWASFHPSLPLNVSGAKDHQVKVWQMQDAKACELDTTLDGHMDIVSCVLFHDRLDTTVVSTSEDKSIRVWEATKRTGLQTFSREHDRFRILGRHPDMKLLAAGHNRKRRAFSL; translated from the exons ATGTATATCAAATACGACGGAATGCTTAACAGTGCAGTTAAAGGTTTGTGTTTTGAGTCCAAAGGACCTCTGATTCTTGTTAGCTGTGAAAACGGCGCTGTAAAGTTGATCAACTATGAGTTGAAAAGGGTTATCTGTGACTTTAATCGACATAACGGGAAACCGGTTCGTAGCGTTAGTTTCGAAAGAAATAGACCATTCTTCGTCTCGGGAG GAGATGATTATATGATCAGAGTATGGGATTACCAACTGCGGCAGTGTATGTTTGCTTTGTCTGGTCATACTGGTATTATCAGGACAGTACAGTTTCACAATAAGAAGCCGTGGATTGTTAGCGCTAGTGATGATGAAAGTATCAGGATTTGGAATTGGGAGTCCCGTAAATGCATGTCTGTTTTGCGTGGCTACAAGGGTCATGTAATGTGTGCGTTATTCCATCCAGACAAA GGCCATGAACAAGGAGTTAATTGGGCCTCATTCCATCCTAGTCTCCCTCTTAACGTTTCTGGAGCTAAAGATCACCAAGTGAAGGTCTGGCAAATGCAAG ATGCAAAAGCTTGCGAGTTGGACACGACATTAGATGGCCACATGGATATTGTGTCATGTGTTCTTTTCCATGATAGACTAGATACTACTGTAGTATCAACCTCAGAGGATAAAAGTATACGTGTTTGGGAAGCCACAAAAAGAACTGGGCTTCAAACTTTCAGCAGGGAGCATGACAGGTTCAGGATTCTTGGCCGTCATCCTGATATGAAGCTTCTGGCCGCTGGCCATAACAGAAAACGCAGGGCGTTCTCTCTCTAA